The following are from one region of the Actinopolyspora halophila DSM 43834 genome:
- a CDS encoding 50S ribosomal protein L25/general stress protein Ctc codes for MSEVRLAVEKRTEFGKGAARRTRRAGKVPAVLYGHGSEPKHLSLPTVEFARVLRENGRNAVLTLEVEGDKNETALCKSITSHPTKNYLEHVDLLLVRRGEKVTVNVPVVITGEAAPGTLVTQDTNEVQIEADAMNIPEQIEVSIQGAEAGTQIHAPDLTIPRGSTLQSGEDVLVVLVAEAPSEADMESEIDTSGAGMVEEASESQTANE; via the coding sequence GTGTCCGAAGTACGTCTCGCAGTGGAAAAGCGCACCGAGTTCGGCAAGGGAGCCGCTCGCAGGACTCGTCGTGCGGGCAAGGTCCCCGCGGTGCTCTACGGCCACGGTTCCGAGCCGAAGCACCTCTCCCTGCCCACGGTCGAGTTCGCCAGGGTTCTCCGCGAGAACGGCCGCAACGCCGTGCTGACCCTCGAGGTCGAGGGCGACAAGAACGAGACCGCGTTGTGCAAGTCGATCACCAGCCACCCGACCAAGAACTACCTCGAGCACGTGGACCTGCTGCTGGTCCGCCGCGGCGAGAAGGTCACGGTCAACGTGCCCGTCGTGATCACCGGTGAGGCGGCCCCCGGGACCCTGGTCACCCAGGACACCAACGAGGTCCAGATCGAGGCCGACGCCATGAACATCCCGGAGCAGATCGAGGTCTCGATCCAGGGTGCCGAGGCAGGCACCCAGATCCACGCCCCGGACCTGACCATTCCCCGCGGCTCGACCCTGCAGAGCGGCGAGGACGTACTGGTCGTCCTCGTGGCCGAGGCCCCGAGCGAGGCCGACATGGAGTCCGAGATCGACACCAGTGGTGCCGGTATGGTCGAGGAGGCCTCCGAGTCCCAGACCGCGAACGAGTAA
- a CDS encoding Nramp family divalent metal transporter: protein MSAETTVDGSENTGWASRLRRVGPGVMAAATGVGAGDLVATMVAGSRFGYTLFWAILLGTVFKLGLGEAVGRWHLGSQRTILAGWRSLGSWATNFFGVYIVIWGFVYGATAMSATGLPLNALFPWLSVRYWGMICGVLGLALVWYGRYRLLERLMTALVGVMFVAVVGTAVLVGPDLAALGGAVAPRLPDGSLAYVLGLMGGVGGTITMAAYGYWTMAKGWHAPRWIPFMRTDNAVGYITTGIFVVAMLIVGSELLLGQGITEGDQGLLELGGRLAAEYGQWARLPFLVGFLAVTFTSLLGVWNGVSLLFADWWRTWRLPRAESLDSLQEHERVALPHSTAYRGYVVWLTVPPMALLFLDQPFQLTIAYGVLGALFMPFLAGTLLFLLNSRRMPADHRSRWVSNTVLTLCLVLFAVLAVHKLLGYFGG, encoded by the coding sequence ATGAGTGCCGAGACCACCGTGGACGGTTCGGAGAACACCGGTTGGGCCAGTCGGTTACGTCGCGTCGGCCCCGGGGTCATGGCCGCGGCAACCGGTGTCGGGGCGGGGGACCTGGTCGCCACCATGGTGGCCGGTTCCCGCTTCGGATACACCCTCTTCTGGGCGATCCTGCTCGGAACCGTGTTCAAACTGGGGCTCGGCGAGGCCGTGGGGCGGTGGCATCTGGGTTCGCAGCGCACCATCCTGGCCGGTTGGCGCTCCCTGGGGAGCTGGGCGACCAATTTCTTCGGCGTGTACATAGTGATCTGGGGCTTCGTCTACGGAGCCACGGCCATGTCCGCCACCGGTCTGCCGCTGAACGCCCTGTTCCCCTGGTTGTCCGTGCGCTACTGGGGGATGATCTGCGGAGTGCTCGGCCTGGCCCTGGTCTGGTACGGGCGGTACCGCCTGCTCGAGCGGCTGATGACCGCGCTGGTCGGGGTGATGTTCGTCGCCGTGGTGGGGACGGCGGTGCTGGTCGGCCCCGATCTGGCCGCGCTCGGTGGCGCGGTGGCTCCGCGACTGCCCGACGGTTCCCTGGCCTACGTGCTCGGCCTGATGGGCGGAGTCGGTGGCACGATCACCATGGCGGCCTACGGGTACTGGACCATGGCGAAGGGGTGGCACGCACCGCGCTGGATCCCCTTCATGCGCACCGACAACGCGGTCGGCTACATCACGACCGGCATATTCGTGGTGGCCATGCTGATCGTCGGTTCGGAACTGCTGCTCGGACAGGGGATCACCGAGGGCGACCAGGGGCTGCTCGAACTGGGCGGACGGTTGGCGGCCGAGTACGGCCAGTGGGCGCGGCTGCCCTTCCTGGTCGGGTTCCTGGCGGTGACGTTCACCTCGCTGCTCGGCGTGTGGAACGGTGTCAGCCTGCTGTTCGCGGACTGGTGGCGAACCTGGCGGCTACCGCGCGCGGAGAGTCTCGATTCGTTGCAGGAGCACGAGCGGGTGGCGCTTCCGCACAGCACCGCCTACCGCGGCTACGTGGTCTGGTTGACGGTTCCGCCCATGGCGTTGCTCTTCCTCGACCAGCCGTTCCAGCTGACCATCGCCTACGGGGTGCTCGGCGCGCTGTTCATGCCCTTCTTGGCCGGAACCCTGCTGTTCCTGCTGAACTCGCGCCGAATGCCCGCCGACCACCGCTCGCGCTGGGTGTCCAACACCGTGCTGACCCTGTGCCTGGTGCTGTTCGCGGTGCTGGCGGTGCACAAGTTGCTCGGCTACTTCGGGGGGTGA
- the pth gene encoding aminoacyl-tRNA hydrolase, with protein sequence MTTPGSEDADRLALIVGLGNPGPRYAGNRHNVGFLVADELAERIGGKFKRHKSGADIAEGRLDGARAALAKSRSLMNLSGGPVAGAARFYKVPPESVIVIHDELDLAYGTVRLKRGGGENGHNGLRSISKSLGTRDYLRVRFGVDRPPGRMDPADYVLRDFSRAERSELGVFVDRCADAVSTLAAKGLEAAQNEFH encoded by the coding sequence GTGACCACACCGGGCAGTGAAGACGCCGACCGGCTCGCCCTGATCGTCGGGCTGGGCAATCCGGGTCCGCGCTACGCGGGCAATCGACACAACGTGGGTTTCCTGGTGGCCGACGAGCTGGCCGAGCGCATCGGCGGCAAGTTCAAACGGCACAAGTCCGGGGCCGACATCGCCGAGGGCAGGCTCGACGGCGCTCGCGCGGCGTTGGCGAAGTCCCGTTCGCTGATGAACCTGTCCGGTGGTCCCGTCGCCGGGGCCGCCCGGTTCTACAAGGTCCCGCCCGAGTCGGTGATCGTGATCCACGACGAGCTGGACCTGGCATACGGTACCGTGCGGCTCAAACGCGGCGGCGGCGAGAACGGCCACAACGGCCTGCGTTCGATCAGCAAATCACTCGGCACCCGCGACTACCTGCGCGTGCGGTTCGGTGTGGACCGCCCACCGGGACGGATGGATCCGGCCGACTACGTGCTGCGCGACTTCTCCCGCGCCGAGCGTTCCGAACTGGGGGTCTTCGTCGACCGCTGCGCGGACGCGGTGTCCACGCTGGCGGCGAAGGGCCTGGAAGCGGCGCAGAACGAGTTCCACTGA